The Scatophagus argus isolate fScaArg1 chromosome 20, fScaArg1.pri, whole genome shotgun sequence genome window below encodes:
- the nrarpa gene encoding notch-regulated ankyrin repeat-containing protein A, whose protein sequence is MSQADVSTCSAPQRVFQEAVKKGNTKELHSLLQNMTNCEFNVNSFGPEGQTALHQSVIDGNLELVKLLVKFGADIRLANREGWSALHIAAFGGHQDIVLYLITKAKYSSGAR, encoded by the coding sequence ATGAGCCAGGCGGATGTGTCGACTTGCTCCGCGCCGCAAAGAGTTTTCCAGGAGGCGGTGAAGAAGGGCAACACCAAGGAGTTGCACTCGTTGCTGCAGAACATGACAAACTGCGAGTTCAACGTCAACTCCTTCGGGCCAGAAGGACAGACGGCCCTACACCAGTCTGTCATTGACGGCAACCTGGAGCTGGTAAAACTGCTGGTGAAGTTTGGTGCAGATATCCGGCTGGCCAACAGGGAAGGGTGGAGCGCTTTACACATCGCCGCCTTCGGGGGCCACCAAGACATTGTGCTATACCTCATCACCAAGGCCAAGTACTCCTCTGGCGCCCGGTga